One Fibrobacter sp. UBA4297 DNA window includes the following coding sequences:
- a CDS encoding lanthionine synthetase LanC family protein, translating into MKLKFVQNIEVKPTKSVDDYLEAVKQIVKYLKTNEVVTPQGKYWKVSPEPGNDYEGDLFLVPKGIYAGSAGIGQFFLQLFEVTGDKQYLQEAKDAAEYILNTYEGPRFFSGILDKAAGGIWPVKGWGTSVYTAPAGEAIFLDQLYAHEKDERYRKFLTTTADDAIAAGKDDGKILHWSTEADLMADASYAFFFLYVYRKTGERKYLDAAKRVIAFTDTRIVHAKEGGIYYDNVDLTLVGWKSRKSAFPNFLHGAAGTAWLNVLLYEETQEKAYLDKANKVVKYLSAIAEGDENGAIVPYLYNPDLGRFHDFYYLSTCHGPVGTSVLFRQLYEVTGETENLEWVDILTKGILKAGAPLKHTPGYWNSYCLCCGAPGVLIHFVKTAELLHNDAYIEQAKITADKLIGDSFNDDKGRRWYAAWTRKIPGFVETYTGLYSGAAGAGSSLLHLYAHEKGIQIQTETLEYLFFKK; encoded by the coding sequence ATGAAATTAAAGTTTGTTCAGAATATTGAAGTCAAGCCCACGAAAAGCGTGGACGATTACCTGGAAGCCGTTAAGCAAATTGTCAAGTACTTAAAAACAAACGAAGTAGTCACTCCTCAGGGAAAGTACTGGAAGGTAAGCCCGGAACCGGGAAACGATTACGAAGGGGACCTCTTTTTGGTACCCAAGGGAATTTACGCAGGTTCTGCCGGAATCGGACAGTTTTTCTTGCAACTTTTTGAAGTCACTGGTGACAAGCAATATCTGCAAGAGGCTAAAGATGCCGCCGAATACATCTTGAATACTTACGAAGGACCTAGATTTTTCTCAGGAATCCTGGACAAGGCCGCCGGTGGAATTTGGCCCGTGAAAGGATGGGGCACAAGCGTCTATACGGCTCCAGCCGGTGAAGCCATTTTCTTGGATCAGCTTTACGCTCACGAAAAAGACGAACGCTACCGAAAGTTCCTGACCACGACCGCCGATGACGCCATTGCCGCCGGCAAGGACGATGGAAAGATTTTACACTGGTCCACGGAAGCAGACTTGATGGCAGATGCCTCCTATGCGTTCTTCTTCCTTTATGTCTACCGCAAGACCGGCGAAAGAAAATATCTGGACGCGGCAAAAAGAGTCATAGCATTTACGGACACACGAATCGTCCATGCCAAAGAAGGTGGAATTTACTACGACAACGTAGACTTGACCTTGGTGGGCTGGAAATCCAGAAAATCCGCCTTCCCGAATTTTTTGCACGGCGCCGCAGGTACCGCATGGCTGAACGTACTGCTTTACGAAGAGACCCAGGAAAAGGCTTACCTTGACAAAGCAAACAAAGTGGTGAAATATCTCTCCGCGATTGCAGAAGGAGATGAAAATGGAGCCATCGTTCCTTACCTCTATAATCCGGACTTGGGACGTTTCCATGACTTCTACTACCTTTCCACCTGCCACGGCCCCGTAGGGACCAGCGTTCTGTTCCGCCAACTTTATGAAGTGACAGGTGAAACAGAAAATCTGGAGTGGGTGGATATCTTGACCAAGGGAATACTGAAGGCTGGCGCTCCCCTAAAACACACTCCGGGTTACTGGAATAGCTACTGTCTCTGCTGCGGTGCACCGGGAGTATTGATCCACTTCGTGAAAACCGCCGAGCTGCTTCACAACGACGCCTATATCGAACAAGCAAAAATAACTGCAGACAAGCTTATCGGCGATTCCTTCAACGATGACAAGGGTCGCCGCTGGTACGCTGCGTGGACACGCAAAATTCCAGGCTTTGTGGAAACCTACACAGGTCTTTATTCCGGTGCCGCAGGTGCAGGCTCTTCGCTCCTGCATCTTTACGCCCACGAAAAGGGAATCCAGATTCAGACCGAAACACTCGAATACCTTTTCTTCAAGAAGTAG
- a CDS encoding PLP-dependent cysteine synthase family protein: MSKIHKSIAELVGNTPLVELSNYEKKHDIKAHIIGKLEFLNPTGSVKDRLALALILDAEEKGLIKKGDTLIDVTSGNTGIGLAGIGHALGYEFVPYLEPGTTIERVKIFEGYGLDVKTFYDIEEAKNFEKEGLNVENLIKGIKRIAKEKGQYFTGQTVNEANQEFHYKTTGKEIWEDTDGKVDYFVAMGGTAGTIVGVGRYLREKNPNVKIIGVQAAPSSRPDSPDFTGHIVDGTIPLAGVPEAFTPPLVKSNKNNGFQYDEVIDIKAEDAYETAQETAKTDGIFLGTSAAAALTAAIQIAKRPEAAGKNIVVIYPDNGYKYLSTDLYKRRK; this comes from the coding sequence ATGTCCAAAATCCACAAGTCCATCGCCGAGCTCGTCGGCAACACACCCCTCGTCGAACTTTCCAATTACGAAAAGAAGCACGACATCAAGGCTCACATCATTGGCAAGTTGGAATTCCTGAATCCGACAGGTTCCGTAAAAGATCGTCTCGCCTTGGCTCTTATCCTCGATGCAGAAGAAAAAGGCCTCATCAAGAAGGGAGACACCCTGATTGACGTCACCAGTGGAAACACCGGTATCGGTCTTGCAGGCATCGGTCACGCGCTTGGCTACGAATTCGTTCCGTATCTGGAACCGGGCACGACTATCGAACGCGTCAAGATTTTCGAAGGCTACGGTCTAGATGTCAAGACCTTCTACGATATCGAAGAAGCCAAGAACTTCGAAAAGGAAGGCTTGAACGTTGAAAATCTCATCAAGGGCATCAAGCGCATTGCCAAGGAAAAGGGTCAATACTTTACCGGTCAGACCGTAAACGAAGCCAACCAGGAATTCCATTACAAGACCACCGGTAAGGAAATCTGGGAAGACACCGACGGCAAGGTGGATTACTTTGTCGCCATGGGCGGTACCGCAGGCACCATCGTGGGCGTCGGCCGCTACCTCCGCGAAAAGAATCCGAACGTAAAAATCATCGGCGTGCAGGCAGCCCCGAGTTCCCGCCCGGATAGTCCGGATTTCACCGGCCACATCGTTGACGGAACCATTCCTCTGGCAGGCGTTCCTGAAGCATTCACCCCTCCTTTGGTGAAGAGCAACAAGAACAACGGTTTCCAGTATGACGAAGTCATCGACATCAAAGCCGAAGATGCATACGAAACCGCACAGGAAACGGCAAAGACCGACGGAATTTTCCTTGGCACTTCTGCAGCAGCCGCTCTTACAGCAGCAATCCAAATTGCAAAGCGTCCAGAAGCCGCCGGCAAAAACATCGTCGTCATTTACCCGGACAACGGCTACAAATACCTGTCAACCGATCTGTACAAGAGACGCAAATAG
- a CDS encoding lanthionine synthetase LanC family protein, with the protein MKLTISQLFKKNSAEDYIHAAEETARWIQTQEVQEKSGKSWKIFPEGQNGLQGSPFLGKRTLYAGAAGIGLFFLRLYQLTDKEEWLSEAKAAAEYLLSNPLGIDYYKSVQKKIADNAEGVHGWAFSYKVGPISEGQFVYALYKVTHDKRYEEFAIKQADIFVEAAIGDEKGIHWSDCRDIVGDAGGIVYLLQVYRETGNRRYLETAIQAGKYIESFGHKGKHGGTYYDLYDLERAGEGEKGTVHVNFSHGSSGTAYLWAVLYEATRDKHYLDLANDVIRYLDGISIGDENAVLFPYQDHPEKGEADSRFYLGMCGGPIGSSFVFKKLYEVTGDKTYLDWIRKLSRGLTLSGVPERKSWGYWGSKCICCGGPGALEYFASFFQFTGDNFFKDAAERTANVLLGESFEENGGRTWYGAWDRIAPTRVVSYTGFYIGAAGAAGALLKWAAVLQRKPVAEFFEYNL; encoded by the coding sequence ATGAAATTGACGATATCCCAACTGTTCAAAAAAAATTCTGCCGAAGATTACATCCACGCCGCCGAAGAAACAGCCCGTTGGATTCAAACGCAGGAAGTCCAAGAAAAAAGCGGCAAATCCTGGAAAATTTTTCCCGAAGGGCAAAATGGTCTTCAGGGAAGCCCCTTTTTAGGAAAACGGACCCTTTACGCTGGTGCCGCTGGAATCGGCTTATTCTTTTTGCGTCTGTATCAATTAACGGACAAAGAGGAATGGCTTTCCGAAGCCAAAGCGGCTGCAGAATATTTGCTTTCCAATCCGCTCGGAATAGACTATTACAAATCCGTCCAAAAGAAAATTGCCGACAATGCCGAAGGAGTACACGGCTGGGCTTTCAGCTACAAGGTCGGCCCAATTTCTGAAGGGCAATTCGTCTATGCCTTGTATAAAGTGACGCACGACAAGCGATACGAAGAATTCGCCATCAAACAAGCAGATATCTTTGTGGAAGCAGCCATCGGAGATGAGAAAGGCATCCACTGGAGTGACTGCCGCGATATTGTCGGCGATGCCGGCGGTATCGTTTATCTGTTGCAAGTGTACAGGGAAACCGGAAACAGGAGATATCTGGAAACAGCCATCCAGGCAGGGAAATATATCGAATCATTCGGGCATAAGGGTAAGCACGGCGGCACCTATTATGATTTGTATGACTTAGAACGGGCCGGGGAGGGCGAAAAGGGAACTGTCCATGTAAACTTTTCTCATGGCTCTTCTGGAACGGCATACCTTTGGGCCGTTCTATACGAAGCGACCCGAGACAAGCACTATCTGGATTTAGCAAATGACGTTATCCGGTATCTAGATGGAATTTCCATCGGCGATGAAAATGCAGTTCTGTTCCCCTACCAGGATCATCCCGAAAAAGGCGAGGCCGATTCGAGATTTTATCTTGGAATGTGCGGCGGTCCTATCGGTTCTTCTTTTGTTTTTAAAAAATTGTACGAAGTCACCGGCGACAAAACTTATCTAGATTGGATCCGAAAGCTTTCGAGAGGCTTGACTTTAAGCGGAGTTCCAGAACGTAAATCCTGGGGCTATTGGGGAAGCAAGTGTATCTGCTGCGGAGGCCCGGGTGCGCTGGAATACTTCGCCTCGTTTTTCCAGTTTACCGGTGATAATTTTTTCAAGGACGCAGCCGAACGAACAGCAAATGTTCTCCTTGGAGAATCCTTTGAAGAGAACGGCGGACGCACTTGGTACGGGGCCTGGGACCGCATCGCGCCAACCCGCGTAGTGAGCTATACAGGTTTTTACATTGGCGCGGCCGGTGCTGCAGGCGCGCTCCTTAAGTGGGCTGCAGTCCTACAA
- a CDS encoding SDR family NAD(P)-dependent oxidoreductase, translated as MSQEFENKVVLITGAAGGIGSATARAFAKEGAKLFLVDLKKEGLEKVKKSLGLSDDRIQIKEADVTDESQVKSYVESAEKAFGKIDVFFNNAGILSTGFVRDTDVSDLEKILKVNVVGVFLGLKHVIRSMEKTGGGSIINTGSIDSFTADPGDGVYAASKHAVMAISKCAALEEASKGIRINLVCPGPVQTSMMEHYVSEIYPETPDALQEIYNKRIPMGRVARPKDIANAVLFFASDRSTYVTATRLVVDGGYKHE; from the coding sequence ATGTCACAAGAATTCGAAAATAAAGTTGTCTTGATTACTGGTGCCGCAGGCGGAATCGGTTCTGCGACGGCAAGGGCTTTTGCAAAAGAAGGGGCCAAGCTTTTTCTGGTGGACTTGAAAAAAGAAGGCTTGGAGAAAGTCAAGAAATCCTTGGGGCTTTCCGATGACCGCATCCAGATCAAGGAAGCCGACGTGACCGACGAAAGTCAAGTCAAAAGTTACGTGGAATCCGCCGAAAAAGCTTTCGGAAAAATCGATGTATTCTTTAACAATGCGGGAATTCTTTCCACCGGATTTGTCAGGGATACCGATGTTTCGGACTTAGAAAAAATTCTCAAGGTGAACGTGGTCGGAGTATTCCTCGGGCTCAAACATGTTATCCGTTCCATGGAAAAGACTGGAGGCGGATCCATTATCAATACCGGTTCCATTGACAGCTTTACAGCGGATCCTGGCGATGGCGTATATGCTGCATCCAAACACGCGGTCATGGCCATTTCCAAGTGCGCCGCTCTTGAAGAAGCTTCCAAAGGCATCCGCATTAATCTTGTATGTCCTGGCCCTGTACAAACAAGCATGATGGAACATTACGTAAGCGAAATTTATCCTGAAACGCCCGATGCACTCCAGGAAATTTACAACAAGCGTATTCCCATGGGAAGAGTCGCTCGCCCCAAAGATATTGCAAACGCAGTTCTATTCTTCGCAAGCGACCGTAGCACCTATGTAACCGCAACTAGGCTGGTGGTCGATGGCGGGTACAAGCACGAATAA